In bacterium, the sequence AGACTGAATTATGGCGGAAAGTGCGCAATATGTGGTGCAACATTCTGCAACAAGATACTGAATGACAAGCCGACATGCTACAGAAAATGCTCATGGTGTCATTTAAAAATATGCATGCGACATGTAAGAGGCAGAGAAGGACATCCTGTTTACTGCTCTGTAAAATGCTTTTTTCTGGCTAATCCGATAATTATTGCAGGCTTGATTATTGGAATAACTGTTATCATCTCATTAATCATAGCATCAGCACCCTAATCACTTTTTGTTTTATGGAACAAAGAAAAGACAGCCAGAAAAACGAAAACCCTGAACTCAACGTAATAGAACTCATCAGATTCTGCTCAGACAACAAGCTCGACAAAGATCCCCGGATCAAGGCACTCCTCACATCACTTGCTTACAATCCAGAAGACAACGAGAAAAAAGCAATGCTGATGAGAATGATAAAGCCGACAGTGATTCATAATCTTCTCTCTCCTGATCCATTTATGCCTTATCCTGAAGATGATGAAGTTGCAGGAGAAATAAAGCTAGGAGTATGCCCTGAAACAATGGCAGTGTTCGGACTGAATGTTAACGAGTTAATGCAGGGCACTTTAATAGTTGGAAGACCAGGAGCAGGCAAAACCACTTTAACTTATAACCTAATTCACAGAGCCAATGAGTTAGGAATACATTGTCTTATCCTTGACATAAAAAAAGATTACAGGCACATAATAAGAAAACTTCCTGACACTCTAGTTTTCCGCGCAGACAGCGAAAACTTCAAATGGAATCCTCTGGAAGCACCAGAAGGAGTTGATACAATAAGCCATATAACTAATTTTGCAGACATCACATCAGAAGCTCATGCAATTTATGATGGAACTAACAATTATATCGTTGAGCATTTA encodes:
- a CDS encoding DUF87 domain-containing protein; its protein translation is MEQRKDSQKNENPELNVIELIRFCSDNKLDKDPRIKALLTSLAYNPEDNEKKAMLMRMIKPTVIHNLLSPDPFMPYPEDDEVAGEIKLGVCPETMAVFGLNVNELMQGTLIVGRPGAGKTTLTYNLIHRANELGIHCLILDIKKDYRHIIRKLPDTLVFRADSENFKWNPLEAPEGVDTISHITNFADITSEAHAIYDGTNNYIVEHL